Genomic DNA from Candidatus Koribacter versatilis Ellin345:
TCTCGCCTCGCGCCACTCGATCGGCAATCGCCATCTGCAGGTGAGCATCCATCTCTTCCTGCAATTCGCGCTTACGCCGCTCAGAACCGAAGCTCGGGAACAACTTCATGACTCACTCTCCTCCGGCTTGACGTACATCACCGACCCAATCGCTTCGACGATCCGCTCCCATCGGCCCAGATCGGAGACCAACTGCTTTTTCCCCGTGGCTGTGATTCGGTAATACCGGGCTCTTTGCTTGCTCTCGGACTGCTTCCACTCAGATTGGACCCAGCCCTGACGCTGCAATCGATGGAGAGCCGGATACAGTGAGCCGGTCTCGACTTGAAGCGCATCTCCGGATCGCAAACGTATCGCCTGGACAATGCCGTACCCGTGCTGCGGTCCCCATTGCAGGGTCTGAAGAATAAGCATGTCGAGTGTTCCCTGCAGCAACTCAATCCGGTTTTTATACTGTTCCTTCTCGCTCATAGATGTAGGCAATCTACTCCCAGAAGAGGTAGATTGTCTACTATCAGGCGAGCGTCGAGAGTCTCGCCAAAAGAACGTTCACGATGCTGGCGCGTCGTGCTGAGAGGAGCGGTCGGCCTGCGGCCTGGCAATTCGGGAGTTCAGGAGCCTATCGTCTCTCCAGTATTTCCCTGACACACCCACCGTCGTTGCTGCTCTTCCGCAAGGTTTCCTCGTGGCGGGATACAAAGCTGTAGGGCATCGTGTTTCCCCCTTCTCGAACAGCGCCTTGCAATTGGAAATTTATGCATGCCCGTCAGTCCC
This window encodes:
- a CDS encoding PadR family transcriptional regulator translates to MSEKEQYKNRIELLQGTLDMLILQTLQWGPQHGYGIVQAIRLRSGDALQVETGSLYPALHRLQRQGWVQSEWKQSESKQRARYYRITATGKKQLVSDLGRWERIVEAIGSVMYVKPEESES